DNA sequence from the Pyramidobacter porci genome:
AAAACATTCCCGACGGTACGCTGATCCACAACATCGAACTTGAACCGGGCCGCGGCGCCAAACTGGTACGCTCCGCCGGCGTCAGCGCTCAGCTGATGGCTCGAGAAGGAAAGTTTGCGTTTGTGCGCATGCCGAGTGGTGAACTCCGCAAGTTCCTGCTCGAATGTACCGCCACCATCGGCGTGGTTGGCAACGGCGAACATGAGAACATCTCGCTCGGCAAAGCCGGTAAGACTCGCTGGCTGGGCCGTAAGGGACGCATTCGCGCTATGATTCAGAACCCCGTCGACCATCCCATGGGCGGTGGAGAGGGCACCACGAAATCGCATCATCACCCCTGTTCGCCTTGGGGTACCCCTGCGAAGGGCTATCGTACTCGTGCGCGTAAGCCTTCTGACAAGTTCATTGTCAGACGCCGTTACGCCAAGTAGTAGGGTAAGGAGGACAAAATATGGCACGTTCTGCTAAAAAAGGGCCCTACGTCGAGGCGAGACTCCTCAAGAGGGTCGAGGAACTGAACGGAAGTGGTACCAAAAAGGTTCTCAAAACTTGGTCGCGCGCTTCCATGATCGTTCCGCCTATGGTTGGTCATACAATTGCCGTTCATAACGGTCGTACTCATGTTCCTGTTTACATCAGCGAGAACATGATCGGTCACAAGCTGGGCGAATTCGCTCTGACCCGTCGTTTTACCGGTCACAGCGGTCAGGAGCGTTCAGTTCCGACAGCGGCGGCAGCGCCTAAGGCTGCTTCGGCGGCTAAGTAAAGGGGGACATTGACGTGCAGGCTTATGCAATTGCCAAGGCGGTTCGTATTTCGCCTTATAAAGTTCGTCAGGTACTGCCTTTGATTCGCGGCAAGAAAGTCGGAGATGCCATGATGGTTCTCCGCTACACCCCGAAGAAAGCTGCCCGACTTGTGGAAAAGGTGCTGAAGAGCGCCGTCGCCAACGCCGAATTCAACTTCGGTATGGATGTTGAGAAGCTGAAAGTCGTCGAGGCTAAAGCGGATCAGGGGCCCAGCATGAAGCGTTTCCGTCCTGCATCCATGGGGCGCGCCCATGCCTATGTGCATCGTACCAGTCACATCACTGTGACGGTCGCCGAGTAAGGAGGAAAGGACTTATGGGTCAGAAAGTTCATCCGATCGGTTATCGTATCGGCGTGATCCGTGACTGGGAATCCAAGTGGTATGCGGTTGGTAAAAACTATGTGAAGAATCTTCACGAGGACATCAAGCTGCGCTCTTGGATTAAAAACCGCTGGGAAGGCGCCGGCATTTCTCGCGTTGAGATCGAGCGCGTTGGCAAGGTAATTCGCTTCACGCTGTGGACGGCTCGTCCTGGTGTGGTGATCGGCAAACAGGGCGCCGAGTTGACGAAAGTGAAAGACGAGCTCCAGGCTCTGACGGGTACCCGAGTGATGCTGAACGTTCAGGAGATCAAAAACCCTGACGTTGACGCTCAGCTTGTGGCCGAAGGCATCGCCTCTGCGCTGGAACGGCGCGTCAGTTTCCGTCGCGCTATGAAGCAGGCTATGTTCCGTACTATGAAGGCCGGCGGTCTGGGCATCAAGATCCAGTGTTCTGGACGTCTTGGCGGAGCGGAAATTGCCCGCACGGAGTGGTATAACGATGGACGCCTTCCTCTTTCCACTCTCCGCGCTGACGTGGACTACAGTTGCGTCAAGGCCGTGACCATGTACGGCGCTATTGGCGTGAAGTGCTGGATCTACCGTGATGAAAAAGCCTTGAACACGGCAGCGCCCCGTCCTGTCCGCAGCAGGGCGAACAAAAGGGAAGGAGGCCGGGCTTAAATGTTGATGCCGAAGAGAACAAAGTTCCGCAAGCCTCATCGCGACTGCCTTGTGGGCGAAACGAAAGGCGGGGCTTACGTGGCTTTTGGCGAGTTCGGCGTGCAGGCGATGGAATGCGCTTACATTACCGCTCGTCAGATCGAGGCGACCCGCGTTGCCATCAACCGTAAGATGCGCAAGGGCGGCAAACTGTGGATCCGCATCTTCCCCGACGTGCCTTATACGAAGAAGCCTCTTGAAACCCGAATGGGAAAGGGAAAGGGCGCTCCTGAGTTCTGGGTATCTGCCGTTCGTAAAGGCCGTATTATGTTTGAGCTTGGCGGGATTCCCCGTGAAGTTGCTGAGGAAGCGTTCCGCACGGCTTCTCACAAGCTTCCTATCAAGGTGCGGCTTGTGACCCGCGACAGTTTGGATGGTGAATAGTAATGGACGCCAAGAGTCTGCGTGAAATGACCGTTGAAGAGCTCATGAACAAGCACAACCAGTTCAAGGAAGAGCTGTTTAACCTGCGCTTCCAGAATGCTGTTGGTCAGTTGAAGAACACCAGCAGAATCAAAGAGGTCAAGAAGACCATCGCGAGAGTCCTTACCATTGTTCACGAAAAAGAACAGGGACTGAACGTGAACGCCGGAAGGAGGTAAGGCACAATGGAAGCTAAAACCCCTCATCGCAAGATGAAAATCGGAATCGTTGTCAGCGACAAGATGGAGAAGACGATCTCTGTCCGTGTGACCCGGCATGCCATGCACCCTGTGTATGGTAAGCGCATCATCAAATCCAAGAAGTTCCTTGTGCACGATGCTGAGAACGCCTGCCGCATGGGCGACAGAGTCCAGTTTGCCGAAACTCGTCCTATGAGCAAGAACAAGCGCTGGACCCTCGTCAAGATCATTGAGAGAGCCCCCATCCTGGGCGGATCTGTCGAGGAGGATGTTTAACCGATGATCCAGTTGAATACAGTGCTTAACGTTGCTGACAACACCGGAGCGAAACGTGTCAAGTGCATCCAGGTACTCGGTGGCAGCCGCCGCCGTTTCGGTTCACTGGGCGATATCATCGTTTGCGCTGTGAAGGAAGCTATTCCCAACAGCAATGTTGCCAAGGGCAGCGTCGTCAAGGCTGTGATCGTCCGTACTAAAAAGGAGCGTCGTCGCGCTGACGGTTCCTACGTGCGCTTTGACGACAACGCCGCCGTTCTGATCGACGGTAACGGAGATCCTAGAGGAACTCGTATTTTTGGCCCAGTCGCCCGTGAGCTTCGCGCGAAGAAGTACATGCGCATCATCTCGCTGGCGCCCGAAGTTGTATAGGAGGCCTGCGTGATGAGCAAAATGCGTTTGAAAAAGGGTGACCGCGTCAGAGTCATCTCCGGTAAGGACAAGGGCAAGGAAGGCAAAATTCTTGTCTCCTTCCCCGCGGAAAATAAGGTTATCGTCGAAGGAGTGAGCGTTGCTTCGCGTCACAGCAAACCCACTCAGGCCAATCCGCAGGGCGGCATCGTCAAGAAGGAAACGCCGATCTATGCCTCCAAGGTCATGCTGATTTGCCCCAACACCGGAAAACCCACCCGCGTTGGTCATGCTTTCTTGGAAGACGGCCGCAAGGTACGCGTGGCCAAGGTTTCCGGCGAAATTGTCGACCAGCTCAAGTAGTGGAGGAGGCAAATTATGACCGTACGCGTGCTGGAAAAATACAAGAGCGAAGTTGTGCCTGCGCTTCAGGCGCAGTTCGCCTATAAAAACCTCATGATGATGCCCAAGATCGCCAAGGTCGTCATTAACATTGGCGTCGGCGATGCCAAGAGCGACAGCAAGTTTATCGACGCGGCCGTCGCTGAGCTTGCTACGATCAGCGGACAGCGTCCGATGATCAAGAAGTCGAAAAAATCCATTGCGAACTTCAAGCTTCGCGAAGGCTCTCCCGTCGGCTGCAGCGTGACGCTTCGCGGTGTGCGCATGTGGGAATTTCTCGATCGACTGCTGAATCTTACTCTTGCCCGCATCAAGGACTTTCAAGGTGTTTCGAGAACCTCCTTCGACGGACGCGGCAATTACAATCTCGGTCTCAAGGATCAGCTGATCTTCCCCGAGATCAATTACGACAAGGTCGTGAAGCTTCGCGGCATGAATGTTACCATCGTTACCACTGCGAATACCGACGAAGAGGCGTTTGTCATGCTCGAGAAGCTTGGTATGCCTTTTGCGCATGCTGAATAGGAGGGGTTGAGATGGCGAGAAAAGCTCTGAAGAACAAGGCTGCGCTGCCCCCGAAATTTTCGACCCGCGGCTACAACAGATGCCCGATCTGCGGTCGTATGCACGGTTACATGAGAGATTTTGACATGTGCCGCTGCTGCTTCCGTAACCTTGCCCGCGAAGGCAAGATCCCTGGAATTGTCAAGTCGAGCTGGTAAATTACCGCTCTGAAGAAAGGGGAACTTTCATGTACGTTAACGATCCGATTGCGGATATGCTCACGAGAATTCGCAATGCGAACATGGTCTACCATGAGAGCGTTGATATCCCGATCAGCAAGATGAAGCTGGGGATTGCGAAGATCCTGAAAAGTGAAGGTTACATCCGCAACTACAAGGTCCTCAACGACCCCAAAAAGCCCGCGGGTACCATCAAGGTTTTTATGAACTATGGTCCCAATCGCGAGCGCGTCGTGCAGGGCCTTCGCCGCATGAGTAAGCCCGGCCGCCGTGTCTATGTCGGCAAGGATAAACTGCCTAAAGTCATGGGAGGCTTAGGAATTGCCATTATTTCTACCTCTCAGGGATTGAAGACCGACGCCGAGGCCAGGCTGCTTGGCCTTGGCGGAGAAGTCGTCTGCTATGTCTGGTAAGGCGAGGGATTAACATGTCAAGATTAGGACGTAAGCCCGTCACGGTCCCGCAGGGTGCCAGCGTAGAGGTCAAGGAAAACAGAATCGTTGTTAAGGGCAGGAACGGTGAGCTGTCCATGCCCCTCGTGGAAAATATCTCCGTCGAGGTCAAGGACGGTGCTGTTCACGTGGCACGCGCCAACGAAGAGAAAACCACAAAGGCCGCGCACGGCATGGTTCGCGCTATGATTAACAACATGGTTATCGGCGTTACCGAAGGCTACACCAAGACGCTTGAAATTGAGGGCGTCGGCTATCGTGCCGCTATGAAAGGCAAAAATCTCGGCCTGAGCCTAGGCTTTTCCCATCCGGTCGAGGTCGTTCCTCCTGAAGGAGTTACTTTTGCCGTAGAAGGCGCGACCAAGATTTTCGTCAAGGGCATTGACAAACAGGTTGTTGGCCAGATTGCTGCGATCATTCGCGGGTATCGCGCCCCCGAACCTTACAAGGGTAAGGGTATTCACTATCTCGGCGAGCATATCCTGCGCAAGGCCGGCAAGACCGCTACTAAGTAAGACGAGGTGAGCCGATATGATTAAGACCAAGAGCAGAAATGAGATGCGTCTCCTTCGGCACAGCCGTCTTCGCAAGAGCGTTTCCGGCACCGCTGAGAGACCGAGACTGTCCGTTTTCCGCAGCCTGAGAGACATTTACGTTCAGGTGATCGATGATACCGTCGGTCATACGCTGGTCTCCGTGTCCACGAAGGAAAAGTCCGTGGCGCAGACCCTCGAGTGCGGCCATTGCACGGTAGCCGCCGCCAAGGTTATTGGCAAGCTTGTTGCGGAGCGCGCGAAGGAAAAGGGCATCACCGAGGTCGTCTTCGACCGTGGTGGTCATGTGTATCACGGTCGCGTTCAGGCCATTGCCGACGCTGCTCGTGAAGCCGGTTTGAAGCTCTAGGGAGGAATTTCAATGACCGAAAAACAGTCTGCGAGCGGTACCGAGCTGAACGAACGCGTTGTCTTTATCAACCGTGTCAGCAAGACCGTCAAGGGCGGCAAGAGATTTCGTTTCAGTATCCTTCTTGCCGTTGGTGATGGCGAAGGCAAGGTAGGCATCGGCATGGGCAAGGCCCGCGAAATTTCCGAGGCTGTCCGCAAGGGGATGGAAGACGCGAAGAAGGACATGATTCTTGTAAAGCACAACGGCAAGACTATTCCTCATCCGGTGATGGGACGATACGGTTCTGCCGC
Encoded proteins:
- the rplB gene encoding 50S ribosomal protein L2, translating into MAIKEFNPYTASRRHMTILSREDITKQKPERSLLAGRKKKTGGRNNYGRRTMRFIGGGHIRRLRIIDFKRDKIGIPGRVAAIEYDPNRSARLALIFYVDGEKRYILCPDQLHVGDMIMAGPEADIRPGNAKKFKNIPDGTLIHNIELEPGRGAKLVRSAGVSAQLMAREGKFAFVRMPSGELRKFLLECTATIGVVGNGEHENISLGKAGKTRWLGRKGRIRAMIQNPVDHPMGGGEGTTKSHHHPCSPWGTPAKGYRTRARKPSDKFIVRRRYAK
- the rpsS gene encoding 30S ribosomal protein S19, yielding MARSAKKGPYVEARLLKRVEELNGSGTKKVLKTWSRASMIVPPMVGHTIAVHNGRTHVPVYISENMIGHKLGEFALTRRFTGHSGQERSVPTAAAAPKAASAAK
- the rplV gene encoding 50S ribosomal protein L22, which produces MQAYAIAKAVRISPYKVRQVLPLIRGKKVGDAMMVLRYTPKKAARLVEKVLKSAVANAEFNFGMDVEKLKVVEAKADQGPSMKRFRPASMGRAHAYVHRTSHITVTVAE
- the rpsC gene encoding 30S ribosomal protein S3, which gives rise to MGQKVHPIGYRIGVIRDWESKWYAVGKNYVKNLHEDIKLRSWIKNRWEGAGISRVEIERVGKVIRFTLWTARPGVVIGKQGAELTKVKDELQALTGTRVMLNVQEIKNPDVDAQLVAEGIASALERRVSFRRAMKQAMFRTMKAGGLGIKIQCSGRLGGAEIARTEWYNDGRLPLSTLRADVDYSCVKAVTMYGAIGVKCWIYRDEKALNTAAPRPVRSRANKREGGRA
- the rplP gene encoding 50S ribosomal protein L16 codes for the protein MLMPKRTKFRKPHRDCLVGETKGGAYVAFGEFGVQAMECAYITARQIEATRVAINRKMRKGGKLWIRIFPDVPYTKKPLETRMGKGKGAPEFWVSAVRKGRIMFELGGIPREVAEEAFRTASHKLPIKVRLVTRDSLDGE
- the rpmC gene encoding 50S ribosomal protein L29, which gives rise to MDAKSLREMTVEELMNKHNQFKEELFNLRFQNAVGQLKNTSRIKEVKKTIARVLTIVHEKEQGLNVNAGRR
- the rpsQ gene encoding 30S ribosomal protein S17; this translates as MEAKTPHRKMKIGIVVSDKMEKTISVRVTRHAMHPVYGKRIIKSKKFLVHDAENACRMGDRVQFAETRPMSKNKRWTLVKIIERAPILGGSVEEDV
- the rplN gene encoding 50S ribosomal protein L14: MIQLNTVLNVADNTGAKRVKCIQVLGGSRRRFGSLGDIIVCAVKEAIPNSNVAKGSVVKAVIVRTKKERRRADGSYVRFDDNAAVLIDGNGDPRGTRIFGPVARELRAKKYMRIISLAPEVV
- the rplX gene encoding 50S ribosomal protein L24, which gives rise to MSKMRLKKGDRVRVISGKDKGKEGKILVSFPAENKVIVEGVSVASRHSKPTQANPQGGIVKKETPIYASKVMLICPNTGKPTRVGHAFLEDGRKVRVAKVSGEIVDQLK
- the rplE gene encoding 50S ribosomal protein L5, whose amino-acid sequence is MTVRVLEKYKSEVVPALQAQFAYKNLMMMPKIAKVVINIGVGDAKSDSKFIDAAVAELATISGQRPMIKKSKKSIANFKLREGSPVGCSVTLRGVRMWEFLDRLLNLTLARIKDFQGVSRTSFDGRGNYNLGLKDQLIFPEINYDKVVKLRGMNVTIVTTANTDEEAFVMLEKLGMPFAHAE
- a CDS encoding type Z 30S ribosomal protein S14; amino-acid sequence: MARKALKNKAALPPKFSTRGYNRCPICGRMHGYMRDFDMCRCCFRNLAREGKIPGIVKSSW
- the rpsH gene encoding 30S ribosomal protein S8 → MYVNDPIADMLTRIRNANMVYHESVDIPISKMKLGIAKILKSEGYIRNYKVLNDPKKPAGTIKVFMNYGPNRERVVQGLRRMSKPGRRVYVGKDKLPKVMGGLGIAIISTSQGLKTDAEARLLGLGGEVVCYVW
- the rplF gene encoding 50S ribosomal protein L6, whose translation is MSRLGRKPVTVPQGASVEVKENRIVVKGRNGELSMPLVENISVEVKDGAVHVARANEEKTTKAAHGMVRAMINNMVIGVTEGYTKTLEIEGVGYRAAMKGKNLGLSLGFSHPVEVVPPEGVTFAVEGATKIFVKGIDKQVVGQIAAIIRGYRAPEPYKGKGIHYLGEHILRKAGKTATK
- the rplR gene encoding 50S ribosomal protein L18, producing the protein MIKTKSRNEMRLLRHSRLRKSVSGTAERPRLSVFRSLRDIYVQVIDDTVGHTLVSVSTKEKSVAQTLECGHCTVAAAKVIGKLVAERAKEKGITEVVFDRGGHVYHGRVQAIADAAREAGLKL
- the rpsE gene encoding 30S ribosomal protein S5, whose translation is MTEKQSASGTELNERVVFINRVSKTVKGGKRFRFSILLAVGDGEGKVGIGMGKAREISEAVRKGMEDAKKDMILVKHNGKTIPHPVMGRYGSAAVLLRPAADGTGVIAGSVVRAIMELGGIKDVMTKVVGHTSNPVNVARATLAAVAALRTRDEIMTLRGKKKSENA